The Deltaproteobacteria bacterium genome includes a region encoding these proteins:
- the pilQ gene encoding type IV pilus secretin PilQ: MNDRNKHSGETIMSLFRPIKMITGSGIALGLAAGLLSCTPAAVEQPKPAASATQGTASVPRPVNPTPSQAATDAPAPKIQDFFARQEVGQTVLTLKLLQPIANFRHFPAVQPARLLLDIFTDAKQPGATESFRLATNLVSTARVTSGEGYMRVTLDILAANVPPYTITPEDGGVKITIGNIDPSNTDKKNIDFVKAGKRIEGKSFETTPGVFQAAGGGPQVTAVSRSDNKRYSGQRLSLDFKDADIKNVFRLLAEVSGLNIVVTSDVNNKVTLRLVDVPWDQALDLLIDTNGLGKEQVGNVVRISTAGQLKKERDDVAAAKKAEENLEPLETVYYNINYAKVKDLEAKVKSLQSKRPDASLVTDERSNTIMVRDVKKAVEDISTLVAKLDMRTPQVLIESNLIETTPTFARALGARLSFDLLGAGFSSGAAAATPFSGNSASFPNFANGLGATLSIIQNRAAGFRNLATALEAAENEGNIKIISRPSVVTLNNQASTIRSERILRIALPSSTNIATGSGSSAAGAAVATERVPVGIVLTVTPQVSSDGFVLMNINVKSSSIANSATVPDGSVGVVPFDELNREASASVLVKDGETIVLGGILKDTAQESQSGVPYLKNVPILGWLFKNHRIQKDFEELMVFITPRLTTAGSGTLPSAEQLWRDQLRRTEGDPSTPVVYNP, from the coding sequence ATGAATGATCGGAACAAACACAGCGGTGAGACAATTATGAGCTTATTTCGACCCATCAAGATGATAACGGGCAGCGGCATTGCCCTCGGTTTGGCAGCTGGTCTACTGAGCTGCACCCCGGCAGCCGTGGAACAACCCAAGCCTGCGGCGTCGGCCACGCAAGGCACGGCTTCTGTGCCAAGGCCGGTCAACCCAACCCCTTCGCAGGCCGCGACCGATGCACCGGCTCCCAAGATTCAGGACTTTTTTGCGCGTCAGGAAGTTGGCCAGACCGTCCTGACGCTAAAATTATTGCAACCGATCGCGAACTTTCGCCATTTCCCCGCGGTGCAACCAGCGCGTCTACTATTGGACATCTTTACCGACGCCAAACAACCGGGCGCGACGGAGAGCTTTCGTCTTGCGACCAATCTGGTGAGCACGGCGCGCGTTACCTCGGGTGAAGGCTACATGCGGGTTACCTTAGATATCTTGGCGGCCAATGTTCCGCCTTATACGATTACGCCTGAAGATGGCGGCGTGAAAATCACCATCGGTAATATCGATCCGAGCAACACCGACAAGAAAAATATCGATTTCGTGAAAGCCGGCAAGCGCATCGAGGGCAAATCCTTTGAAACCACGCCCGGAGTTTTCCAGGCGGCCGGGGGCGGTCCCCAGGTCACTGCGGTCTCACGTTCGGATAATAAACGATACAGCGGTCAGCGTCTGTCGCTCGATTTCAAAGATGCCGACATCAAAAACGTCTTTCGGCTGCTCGCCGAGGTGAGCGGTCTTAACATCGTCGTTACGAGTGATGTTAACAATAAGGTTACCCTGAGACTGGTGGACGTGCCCTGGGATCAGGCCCTCGATCTTTTGATCGATACGAACGGTCTTGGCAAAGAGCAGGTCGGTAACGTGGTGCGCATTTCCACCGCGGGTCAGTTGAAAAAGGAACGCGACGACGTCGCCGCGGCGAAAAAGGCCGAAGAAAATCTAGAGCCGCTGGAGACGGTGTACTACAACATCAATTATGCGAAGGTGAAAGATCTCGAAGCGAAGGTCAAATCGCTGCAGAGCAAGCGGCCCGATGCGTCTTTGGTGACCGATGAGCGCAGCAATACCATCATGGTGCGCGACGTTAAAAAGGCGGTCGAAGATATTAGCACCCTGGTCGCTAAACTCGACATGCGCACGCCGCAAGTATTGATCGAATCCAACTTGATCGAGACCACACCGACCTTTGCACGAGCCTTGGGTGCCCGCTTGAGTTTCGACCTTCTCGGGGCAGGGTTTTCATCTGGCGCCGCCGCGGCCACGCCTTTCAGCGGAAACTCCGCAAGCTTTCCCAACTTCGCCAACGGTCTGGGGGCTACACTGTCAATCATTCAAAATCGTGCCGCGGGTTTTCGTAACCTAGCGACGGCCCTAGAGGCCGCGGAAAACGAAGGCAACATCAAAATTATTTCGCGCCCGTCGGTTGTCACACTCAACAACCAGGCTTCAACGATACGCAGCGAGCGCATTCTGCGCATCGCGCTGCCGAGCTCGACGAACATCGCTACTGGCAGTGGATCGTCTGCGGCTGGCGCCGCGGTAGCGACTGAACGAGTGCCGGTGGGCATCGTTCTTACCGTGACCCCGCAGGTTTCTAGCGACGGTTTTGTACTCATGAATATCAACGTCAAATCGAGTTCGATCGCCAACAGCGCCACCGTCCCCGACGGCTCGGTCGGTGTCGTGCCGTTCGACGAGCTCAACCGTGAAGCGAGTGCCAGCGTGCTTGTGAAAGATGGTGAAACCATCGTTCTTGGCGGTATACTCAAGGACACGGCACAGGAATCCCAAAGTGGCGTTCCTTACCTCAAGAACGTTCCGATTCTTGGCTGGCTATTCAAAAACCATCGCATCCAAAAAGACTTCGAAGAGCTGATGGTGTTCATCACGCCAAGGTTGACCACGGCCGGTTCCGGAACATTGCCCAGCGCTGAACAATTGTGGCGCGATCAACTGCGCCGCACCGAGGGCGATCCGTCGACGCCGGTAGTCTACAACCCCTAG
- a CDS encoding shikimate kinase — MAVGKSAVGRNLAKKLKRHFVDLDRAIEKKEGKKVREIFSENGEPYFRQAEKQALAEVLAQSSQIIATGGGVIMDQDNLALLKEKSLLVCLTASTEVILKRVGNGTKRPLLKGTNREERIEQLLGERAKQYAQAHLSVDTSDATIDQVVDNIIAQLDAPASHDANVDG; from the coding sequence ATGGCGGTGGGTAAAAGCGCGGTGGGGCGCAATCTCGCCAAGAAGCTCAAGCGCCACTTTGTCGACCTCGACCGCGCCATTGAAAAAAAAGAAGGCAAAAAGGTCCGGGAGATCTTCAGCGAGAACGGCGAGCCCTATTTCCGCCAGGCGGAAAAGCAGGCGTTGGCCGAAGTTCTAGCGCAAAGTAGTCAGATCATCGCAACCGGTGGCGGCGTCATTATGGATCAGGACAATCTCGCTCTGTTGAAGGAGAAATCGCTGCTCGTCTGTCTCACGGCGAGCACCGAGGTCATTCTCAAGCGGGTGGGTAACGGCACCAAGCGGCCGCTGCTCAAAGGCACCAATCGCGAAGAGCGGATCGAGCAACTGCTCGGCGAGCGCGCCAAGCAATATGCCCAAGCGCATCTCAGCGTCGATACCAGCGATGCGACGATCGATCAGGTGGTCGATAATATCATCGCCCAGTTGGATGCCCCGGCGAGTCATGATGCAAACGTTGACGGTTAA
- a CDS encoding helix-turn-helix transcriptional regulator, with protein MQFANNVKKLREARMLSRSELARLAGISPLTLDRIEQGKPCRVATQRRILLALGLKVSQKSKVFSQ; from the coding sequence ATGCAGTTTGCGAATAACGTGAAAAAGCTTCGCGAAGCTAGAATGCTGAGCAGGTCCGAGTTGGCGCGCTTAGCAGGGATCTCGCCGCTCACCTTGGACCGTATCGAGCAAGGCAAACCTTGCCGCGTCGCAACCCAACGCCGGATACTCCTCGCCTTGGGGCTCAAAGTATCGCAGAAAAGCAAAGTCTTTAGCCAATAA
- the pilM gene encoding type IV pilus assembly protein PilM encodes MPALFKNLSLSSLGFPGRKESYVAFDIGSSSVKMVEAALDRNSWRLLNFGVLGIPAGAVQNNMIVETKLVAEAMKKLVSDHGVKATKVISAVPGRSVIMKKFELPAQKEEELEANIEFEANKVIPENLENVNLDYQILNSLEGGSKVEVLLVAVRKEIVNSYTDVIEEAGLTPAVLDVDYFAMESMYETNYEPQSAGEVIGLIHIGSRYTSINVLSNGISTFTGDLPVGGEEFTETLRRSLQISSEAAETLKVTGSLEGKPYPELDELLRPTAETLAEDIRRNLSLYGAVASEEGIRTIYLSGGSARVRGLSAAMEEKLGVPVQLADPLRGFQLEKHIDRDSLAETAAQLGVGVGLAIRRPGDK; translated from the coding sequence ATGCCGGCACTATTCAAAAACCTAAGTCTTAGCTCCCTGGGTTTTCCAGGCCGCAAGGAAAGCTACGTTGCGTTCGATATCGGCTCGAGCTCGGTCAAGATGGTCGAAGCGGCGCTCGACCGCAACAGCTGGCGCCTGCTCAATTTCGGTGTCTTGGGGATACCCGCGGGCGCAGTGCAAAACAACATGATTGTCGAAACCAAGCTGGTGGCCGAAGCCATGAAAAAATTGGTGAGCGACCACGGTGTAAAAGCGACCAAGGTCATCTCAGCCGTGCCGGGGCGCTCGGTGATCATGAAAAAATTCGAGCTGCCGGCGCAAAAAGAAGAAGAGCTGGAAGCCAACATCGAGTTCGAAGCCAACAAAGTGATTCCCGAGAACCTCGAAAACGTCAACCTCGACTACCAGATTCTCAACTCTCTTGAAGGGGGCAGCAAGGTCGAAGTCCTACTAGTCGCGGTGCGCAAAGAGATCGTCAATAGCTACACCGATGTCATCGAAGAAGCCGGACTCACACCGGCCGTCTTGGACGTCGACTATTTCGCCATGGAGAGCATGTACGAAACCAACTACGAGCCACAAAGCGCCGGCGAAGTCATCGGCCTGATCCATATCGGCTCGCGCTACACCAGTATCAATGTTCTGAGCAACGGTATCTCGACGTTCACCGGTGATTTACCGGTGGGCGGCGAAGAGTTTACCGAAACTCTACGGCGCTCGCTGCAAATCTCCAGTGAAGCAGCGGAAACCTTGAAGGTAACCGGCTCGCTCGAAGGCAAGCCCTACCCCGAGTTGGATGAACTACTTAGGCCGACGGCGGAGACGCTCGCCGAAGACATTCGGCGAAACCTGAGCCTGTACGGCGCCGTGGCAAGCGAAGAGGGCATCCGGACGATTTATTTGAGCGGCGGCAGTGCCAGAGTGCGCGGTCTGTCGGCTGCCATGGAAGAAAAACTCGGCGTGCCCGTGCAGCTGGCCGATCCCTTGCGTGGTTTTCAGTTGGAAAAACACATTGATCGCGATTCCCTCGCCGAAACCGCAGCGCAGCTCGGTGTCGGTGTGGGACTGGCCATTAGGAGACCCGGAGACAAATGA
- a CDS encoding MotA/TolQ/ExbB proton channel family protein: MQPQGLDLIDIINKGWLTTYPLIILSIVSVAVVFERLWTLRNVGAATTRLAESLLDPIKKGQRDLALAICRQNNNSPAGRIFLNVFDKEGNFGLDTANAFAAEAMFEETQNLKKNLWILGTVASSAPFIGLLGTVVGIIKAFENMAIAGTGGFAVVAAGISEALVATALGLAVAIIAVVFYNYFQTRISNINGLFRIQVSKVLHNLNLAV, translated from the coding sequence ATGCAACCACAAGGTTTGGATCTCATCGATATTATCAACAAGGGTTGGCTGACTACTTACCCATTGATCATTCTGTCGATTGTCAGCGTCGCGGTCGTGTTCGAGCGGCTCTGGACCCTGCGCAATGTCGGCGCAGCGACCACTCGGCTGGCCGAATCTCTCCTCGATCCGATCAAAAAAGGCCAGCGCGATTTGGCCCTGGCGATCTGCCGGCAGAATAACAATTCTCCAGCGGGGAGAATCTTCCTCAATGTTTTTGACAAGGAAGGCAACTTTGGGCTCGACACCGCCAACGCCTTTGCTGCCGAGGCGATGTTTGAAGAAACCCAAAACTTAAAAAAGAATCTCTGGATCCTCGGCACCGTGGCGAGCAGCGCGCCGTTCATCGGTTTGCTCGGCACCGTCGTTGGCATCATCAAAGCTTTCGAAAACATGGCCATCGCCGGCACCGGCGGTTTCGCGGTAGTGGCTGCCGGCATCTCTGAGGCTTTGGTGGCAACGGCCTTGGGCCTCGCGGTGGCCATCATTGCCGTGGTTTTTTACAACTATTTTCAAACGCGGATTTCCAACATCAACGGCCTTTTCCGCATACAAGTGAGCAAAGTGCTCCACAACCTTAACCTCGCAGTGTAA
- the aroC gene encoding chorismate synthase translates to MRYFTAGESHGPCLTMIVDGVPAGFPIDVAQINHDLWRRQQGYGRGGRMLIEKDEVSIRSGIRWGETLGSPVTFGIENRDWKNWTKKMSPSAEDRDNKIAVTNPRPGHADLNGVLKYDRADARDILERASARDTVSRTAVGSFAKQLLSPFGIRVMGYLRSLGGIEANLDGLSYEETFLRSEESPVRTADPKAEEQMIALIEECKIEGNTLGGIFEVVALGLPPGLGTHTQWDRKLDGRLAQALMSIQAMKGVEIGLGFEMARRRGSQVHDEIFFDPKKDVSQATPRIVPTGFYRGSNNSGGTEGGMTNGSPLVVRVAMKPISTLMSPLNSVDLHTKQPTDASVERSDVCAAPAAAVVGESVVAFELANAFLEKFGGDSLRETRRNYENYLEQIKNY, encoded by the coding sequence TTGCGTTACTTCACTGCGGGCGAATCCCACGGGCCCTGTTTGACGATGATCGTCGACGGCGTGCCCGCGGGATTTCCTATCGATGTCGCCCAAATCAATCACGATCTGTGGCGCCGCCAGCAGGGCTACGGCCGCGGCGGCCGTATGCTTATTGAAAAAGACGAAGTGTCGATCCGCTCCGGCATCCGCTGGGGCGAAACCCTCGGCTCGCCGGTTACGTTCGGCATAGAAAACCGCGACTGGAAAAACTGGACCAAGAAAATGTCGCCGTCCGCCGAGGATCGCGATAACAAGATTGCCGTCACCAACCCGCGCCCCGGCCATGCCGATCTGAACGGCGTGCTGAAATACGACCGCGCCGATGCGCGCGACATTCTCGAACGGGCGAGCGCGCGCGACACGGTGTCGCGCACGGCCGTGGGCTCCTTCGCTAAACAGCTGCTTTCTCCCTTCGGTATTCGCGTCATGGGCTATCTTCGTTCGCTGGGCGGCATCGAAGCCAATCTGGATGGCTTATCTTACGAGGAAACCTTCTTGCGCTCTGAAGAGTCGCCGGTGCGCACGGCCGATCCAAAAGCGGAAGAGCAGATGATCGCGCTCATCGAAGAGTGCAAAATAGAAGGCAACACGCTGGGCGGAATCTTCGAAGTTGTCGCCCTCGGTTTGCCGCCCGGTTTGGGGACCCACACCCAGTGGGACCGCAAGCTCGACGGCCGTTTGGCGCAGGCGTTGATGAGCATTCAAGCCATGAAGGGCGTCGAAATCGGGCTCGGCTTTGAGATGGCGCGGCGGCGCGGCTCGCAGGTGCACGATGAGATTTTTTTCGATCCGAAGAAAGACGTGAGCCAGGCCACGCCGCGGATTGTGCCGACAGGTTTTTACCGCGGCAGCAACAATTCCGGCGGCACCGAAGGCGGCATGACCAACGGCTCGCCGTTGGTGGTGCGGGTGGCAATGAAACCGATTTCCACCTTGATGAGTCCGTTGAATTCGGTGGATCTGCACACGAAGCAACCCACGGACGCCTCGGTGGAGCGCTCCGACGTTTGTGCCGCGCCGGCGGCGGCGGTGGTGGGCGAGTCGGTGGTGGCTTTCGAACTGGCCAATGCTTTCCTGGAAAAATTTGGCGGTGACTCGCTGCGTGAAACCCGGCGCAACTACGAGAATTATCTCGAACAAATTAAAAACTACTAG
- a CDS encoding VWA domain-containing protein, giving the protein MNRAKFRLVAQGILLLFVTVAQAALSMGAEPRVQILSPKDGSRISQDQKTVLISGKVGNHLARSPNVDIAFIVDVSGSTAAYAGVDLGDAGQLPDGGSSRFPTPQISIGGVSVGGGPPLRNLRNSVLAAEVAAARRVLLQLNSETTRVGVISFGQEVRLLQPLTQDFDLVRRALDDILRNGPTGGTNMVEGIRTGISELMGFGRSEKRPDAVKVQFLLTDGFPTLPIGGGKFADPEDTNLAINAARLAGRAGIKVHVFALGEDALSHPRAATGIAAESGGTYTPVSRPADVLAVIESISVVGVDFVQIVNQTSGQKATQTRLAADGFFSSAVPVVDGRNQIEVFARASDGSIGRDRITIDYQSSTQKSLDLEVFLEKEKSLKLQVERLGRSPAEIQRDVERNREDNTRRPPPQPPAPSETPR; this is encoded by the coding sequence ATGAACCGAGCAAAATTTAGGCTTGTTGCCCAGGGGATTCTTCTGCTGTTTGTGACCGTCGCTCAGGCTGCTCTCAGTATGGGAGCGGAGCCCAGGGTCCAGATTCTCTCGCCCAAAGACGGCAGCCGCATCAGCCAAGATCAGAAAACCGTTCTGATTAGCGGCAAGGTCGGCAACCACCTGGCTCGATCCCCCAACGTCGATATCGCATTTATCGTCGATGTGTCCGGCAGCACCGCAGCCTATGCCGGCGTCGATCTCGGCGACGCTGGGCAGCTACCCGACGGTGGGTCGTCGCGGTTTCCGACACCGCAGATCTCCATTGGCGGCGTCAGTGTCGGTGGCGGTCCGCCGCTGCGCAACCTGCGCAATTCCGTGCTCGCCGCGGAGGTCGCCGCCGCGCGCCGCGTGCTTTTGCAACTCAATTCGGAGACCACCCGGGTCGGGGTGATCTCATTTGGTCAGGAGGTGCGGCTGCTGCAACCGCTCACCCAAGACTTCGATCTCGTCCGGCGCGCCCTGGACGACATATTACGCAATGGCCCGACCGGCGGAACCAACATGGTTGAAGGCATCCGGACGGGCATCTCCGAGCTGATGGGCTTTGGTCGCAGTGAAAAGCGGCCCGATGCGGTCAAAGTCCAGTTTCTGCTCACCGATGGCTTTCCAACACTGCCCATCGGCGGCGGCAAGTTTGCCGACCCGGAGGATACCAATCTCGCCATCAATGCGGCCCGCCTTGCGGGCCGCGCCGGGATCAAAGTTCATGTGTTTGCTTTGGGTGAGGACGCGTTGTCGCACCCCAGAGCGGCCACGGGCATTGCCGCTGAGAGCGGCGGCACGTACACACCGGTGTCGCGGCCGGCTGACGTGCTCGCGGTGATCGAAAGTATCTCCGTGGTGGGCGTCGATTTCGTGCAAATCGTCAATCAGACGAGCGGCCAGAAAGCTACCCAAACCAGGCTCGCCGCCGATGGATTCTTTTCTTCAGCCGTGCCGGTGGTGGATGGACGCAATCAGATCGAAGTCTTCGCGCGGGCGAGCGATGGCTCCATCGGCCGTGACCGGATTACCATCGACTACCAATCGAGCACACAGAAGTCGTTAGACCTGGAAGTCTTCCTGGAAAAAGAGAAAAGCCTAAAACTACAAGTGGAACGCTTGGGCCGCAGCCCGGCGGAAATCCAGCGCGACGTTGAGCGCAATCGCGAAGACAACACGCGGCGCCCGCCGCCGCAGCCGCCGGCGCCCTCGGAGACGCCGCGCTAG
- a CDS encoding 3-dehydroquinate synthase — protein sequence MQTLTVNLGERSYPIHIGGGILARAGDYLAQAGLRGKVAVVSNPTVAQLYLDTVHDGLKASGFETIPILIPDGEEHKNLATLAQIFDRLIDERLERKSCILALGGGVIGDMAGFAAATYLRGVPYVQAPTTLLAQVDSSVGGKTAVDHRQGKNLIGAFYQPRLVLIDVEALNTLPRRELIAGLAEVIKYGVIEDPALFRLLERDIDKLIALDHELLIHVIATSCAIKGRVVEQDEREDDYRAVLNFGHTLGHALEAATNYTQFLHGEAIGVGMAKATALSKRFGHCDETALERVCKLIAQAGLPLEIPASVTLQELIQGMEVDKKSAAGKVKFVMCAGIGKTKFHSLAPAEIIAALGG from the coding sequence ATGCAAACGTTGACGGTTAATCTCGGGGAGCGCTCCTATCCGATACACATCGGCGGGGGGATTTTAGCGCGCGCCGGGGATTATCTCGCGCAGGCCGGTCTGCGCGGCAAGGTGGCCGTGGTGAGCAACCCCACCGTCGCCCAGTTGTATCTCGACACGGTGCACGACGGGCTCAAGGCAAGTGGCTTTGAAACCATTCCAATTTTGATTCCCGATGGGGAAGAGCACAAAAACCTTGCGACTTTGGCGCAGATTTTCGATCGTCTCATCGACGAGCGGCTGGAGCGCAAGTCGTGCATACTGGCGCTCGGCGGCGGTGTGATCGGCGATATGGCGGGTTTCGCTGCCGCAACGTACTTACGCGGCGTGCCTTACGTGCAGGCGCCGACGACGTTGTTGGCGCAGGTCGATTCGAGCGTGGGCGGCAAAACCGCGGTGGATCATCGCCAAGGCAAAAATTTGATCGGCGCATTTTATCAGCCGCGGCTGGTGCTGATCGATGTCGAGGCGTTGAATACTCTGCCGCGCCGTGAGCTCATCGCCGGCCTCGCGGAAGTGATCAAGTACGGCGTCATTGAGGATCCGGCGCTGTTTCGCCTGTTGGAGCGTGATATCGACAAGCTCATCGCGCTCGATCATGAGCTCTTGATTCACGTGATCGCCACGAGCTGCGCCATCAAGGGGCGCGTGGTCGAGCAGGATGAGCGCGAAGACGACTATCGCGCGGTGCTCAACTTCGGTCACACTTTGGGCCATGCGCTTGAGGCAGCGACGAACTACACGCAGTTTCTCCACGGCGAAGCGATCGGCGTCGGCATGGCAAAAGCGACTGCGCTTTCGAAACGTTTTGGCCATTGCGATGAAACCGCCCTGGAGCGGGTGTGCAAGCTGATCGCGCAGGCCGGGCTGCCGCTGGAAATTCCCGCGAGCGTCACCTTGCAAGAGTTGATTCAAGGGATGGAAGTCGACAAAAAGTCCGCCGCCGGCAAAGTCAAGTTCGTCATGTGCGCCGGCATCGGCAAGACGAAGTTTCACAGCCTGGCGCCGGCCGAAATCATCGCGGCCTTGGGCGGCTAG
- a CDS encoding pilus assembly protein PilP, which translates to MKRSTQVLVCLWGFFSLVGGLQAQEKIDAVSAKSKEAKDMLHNAPAAVEQAIRQNLQDVGKTVGSKLGLGTKETKTAPAPVTQVASLPENKPAEPPPARILPIGRRDPFRPFTLNTKSTPAKKRDNLSPLERYELGQLKLVGIVADPKNANALIEDAAGLGYVIRVGTPIGSNDGKVIAIKRDGITIQESYVDLYGAEKKREVSMRLTAEGAE; encoded by the coding sequence ATGAAAAGGTCAACGCAAGTTCTAGTCTGTCTATGGGGATTTTTTTCTTTGGTCGGTGGTCTCCAAGCACAGGAGAAGATCGATGCAGTTTCGGCCAAGTCGAAGGAAGCGAAAGACATGCTGCACAACGCTCCCGCAGCCGTGGAGCAAGCGATTCGGCAAAACTTGCAGGACGTCGGCAAGACGGTCGGCAGCAAACTTGGTTTAGGGACCAAGGAAACCAAGACTGCTCCTGCCCCGGTCACTCAGGTTGCCTCGTTGCCGGAAAATAAACCGGCGGAACCGCCGCCGGCACGAATCCTGCCCATCGGCCGGCGCGACCCGTTTCGTCCATTTACCTTGAACACCAAAAGCACGCCGGCTAAGAAGCGCGACAACCTGTCTCCGCTGGAACGTTACGAACTGGGCCAACTGAAGCTGGTCGGCATCGTCGCCGACCCCAAGAACGCCAATGCACTGATCGAAGACGCTGCGGGCCTTGGCTACGTGATTCGAGTCGGGACACCGATCGGTTCCAACGACGGCAAAGTGATCGCAATCAAGCGCGACGGCATCACGATTCAGGAAAGCTACGTTGATTTATATGGCGCGGAGAAAAAACGGGAAGTCAGCATGAGGCTAACAGCGGAGGGTGCGGAATGA
- a CDS encoding pilus assembly protein PilO translates to MNDLIAKVLDKPKPQKIGILVGIVLLLLVVGYLYIYAPHSEQMTKLHEEIDSVQADRDRKKAIAANLPKLQKDLREWDIKLKTAVSQLPDSREIPELLSNISTKAREAGLEIVLFRPRAENMQEFYAEIPVDIVVRGGFYSAVNFFDEVGKLNRLVNIDNIDFKNPKVAGDQVNLEISTLATTYRFLDEAERKQVAEAKAAAAAKK, encoded by the coding sequence ATGAACGACCTGATTGCAAAAGTACTCGATAAACCGAAGCCGCAAAAAATCGGTATCCTCGTCGGTATCGTGCTGTTGCTTCTTGTGGTCGGCTACCTCTACATTTATGCGCCGCACAGCGAGCAAATGACCAAACTGCATGAGGAGATCGACTCAGTGCAGGCCGACCGCGATCGCAAGAAAGCCATTGCTGCCAACTTGCCGAAGCTCCAGAAAGACTTGCGCGAGTGGGACATCAAACTGAAAACCGCCGTCTCGCAGCTGCCTGACAGCCGTGAAATTCCTGAGCTGTTGAGCAACATTTCCACCAAAGCGCGCGAGGCCGGGTTGGAAATCGTGTTGTTCCGGCCCCGTGCCGAGAACATGCAAGAGTTTTACGCTGAGATTCCCGTGGACATCGTGGTGCGCGGCGGCTTTTACAGCGCGGTGAACTTTTTCGATGAGGTGGGCAAGCTAAACCGCTTGGTCAACATCGACAATATCGACTTCAAGAATCCCAAAGTTGCCGGCGACCAAGTGAACCTGGAAATATCGACTCTGGCGACGACTTATCGATTTCTCGACGAAGCGGAGCGGAAGCAAGTCGCTGAGGCGAAGGCCGCCGCGGCAGCAAAGAAGTAG
- the aroQ gene encoding type II 3-dehydroquinate dehydratase gives MAKKKSILVLNGPNLNMLGTRQPEIYGRLTLEEINQQVRKLAKELNVEVDIRQSNHEGELVTWIQDAPKRFQAIVINPAAYTHTSLAMKDAIFACGLPTVEIHISNIYKREDFRHHSHIAGAAVGQIAGFGVQSYLLGLRAAVGQI, from the coding sequence ATGGCAAAAAAGAAAAGTATCTTGGTGTTAAACGGCCCCAATCTGAATATGCTGGGCACGCGCCAACCGGAAATCTATGGCCGTTTGACGTTGGAAGAGATCAATCAGCAAGTGCGCAAGCTGGCCAAGGAGTTGAACGTTGAGGTCGACATCCGCCAGTCGAACCACGAAGGGGAGCTGGTCACTTGGATACAGGACGCGCCGAAACGGTTTCAGGCGATCGTCATCAATCCAGCCGCCTATACGCACACCAGTTTGGCGATGAAGGACGCAATCTTTGCGTGCGGCCTACCGACCGTGGAAATTCACATTTCAAATATTTACAAGCGTGAGGACTTTCGTCATCACTCGCATATCGCTGGTGCGGCGGTGGGGCAGATTGCCGGCTTTGGCGTGCAGAGCTACTTGCTTGGCCTGCGCGCTGCCGTGGGGCAAATCTAG